Proteins found in one Plasmodium sp. gorilla clade G2 genome assembly, chromosome: 14 genomic segment:
- a CDS encoding splicing factor 3B subunit 2, putative, producing MAITTSVDIEKLKELRKSNPTKAKNFLKKLKKKNAKKIKQNKKNSTLDEVEENTKEETSILNDETYVEYVEEDIDEALYENFEDVFKKFKLNSKDGIEKKEFSEDAQKSYFEDSESDDNDEEDEHRNSMKYKKNISKKAKKLLKRPSVMKLKEFAPKPELVEVWDTTSSDPYFYVWIKCLKNSIPVPQQWCQKRKYLHGKRGIEKIPYRLPPHIEDTKISEIRQAIKEKEEQKSLKQKMRDRVRPKLHTMDIDYQTLHDAFFKYATKPKLVKFAEVYYEGKEFELKKKKFRPGIISEKLRMALNIEPNEPLPWLINMQKYGLPPSFPYLKIPGLNVSSGNDHTSDMAKNIISKDENIDESGNIIYGNFISQHVTDSNNNKYADDFLWGEMDDKYEDEEDAQEDQEEEDEEADEEEDNEEGEDEDEEEDDGVDDEQDEDNEEAYYDKERDIYDENEDNINNVERKVKKKKKKGKKKTIKQADTNDYENIDHKNTDINLNPHNEELLKNNYSSGIYSVMTNSKMNAGSYTPYMESGITSVDLTSFISGYDTPKYLHNNNNYINTANMKPYTILQKEDIPIEHNNLFSSNVRYKINPPQPPPGKPPNLSEGYITPYTNVNTPKTPYVHIEIPNNAPATTTNIEDVRKELNKFEEISNKVKMASAQIDPPKKEKKDEKQKKKKKDFKF from the exons TATGTTGAAGAag ATATTGATGAAGCTTTGTATGAGAACTTCGAAGacgtatttaaaaaattcaaacTTAATAGTAAGGATGGAATTGAGAAAAAGGAGTTTTCTGAAGATGCACAAAAGTCCTACTTTGAAGACTCCGAATcagatgataatgatgaagaagatgaacATAGAAATAGTATgaagtataaaaaaaatatttcaaagaaagccaaaaaattattaaaaagacCATCTGTTATGAAATTAAAAGAGTTTGCACCAAAACCAGAATTAGTAGAAGTATGGGATACAACTTCAAGTGATCCTTACTTTTATGTATGGataaaatgtttaaaaaattctATACCAGTACCACAACAATGGtgtcaaaaaagaaaatatttacatgGAAAAAGAGGTATTGAGAAAATACCTTATAGATTACCTCCACATATTGAGGATACAAAAATTAGTGAAATAAGACAAgctataaaagaaaaagaagaacagAAATccttaaaacaaaaaatgagAGATAGAGTACGACCAAAATTACATACTATGGATATAGATTATCAAACATTACATGATgccttttttaaatatgcaACCAAACCAAAACTAGTTAAATTTGCAGAAGTATATTATGAAGGTAAAGAatttgaattaaaaaaaaaaaaatttcgaCCTGGTATTATTTCTGAAAAATTAAGAATGGCTCTAAATATAGAACCAAATGAACCTTTACCTTGGCTAATTAATATGCAAAAATATGGTCTACCCCCATCTTTTCCTTACCTTAAAATACCAGGACTAAATGTGTCATCTGGTAATGATCATACATCTGATATGgcgaaaaatattatatcaaaaGATGAAAACATAGACGAATCtggaaatattatttatggaAATTTTATTTCTCAACATGTTActgatagtaataataataaatatgcaGATGATTTCTTATGGGGTGAAATGGATGATAAATATGAAGACGAAGAAGATGCGCAGGAGGACCAGGAAGAGGAAGATGAAGAAgcagatgaagaagaagataatGAGGAAGGtgaagatgaagatgaagaagagGATGATGGGGTGGATGATGAACAGGATGAAGATAATGAAGAAGCATATTATGATAAAGAAAgagatatatatgatgaaaatgaagataatataaataatgttgaACGTAaagtgaaaaaaaagaaaaagaaaggaaaaaagaaaactatTAAACAAGCAGATACTAatgattatgaaaatatagatcataaaaatacagatattaatttaaatccacataatgaagaattattaaaaaataattattcaagTGGTATTTACAGTGTTATGACAAATTCAAAAATGAATGCAGGATCATATACACCATATATGGAAAGTGGAATTACATCAGTAGATTTaacatcatttatatcaGGTTATGACACAcctaaatatttacataataataataattatattaatacagCCAATATGAAACCATATACAATTTTACAAAAGGAAGATATACCTATAGAACATAACAATTTGTTTTCTTCAAATGTAAGGTATAAAATTAATCCTCCACAACCCCCTCCAGGCAAACCACCTAATTTGTCTGAAGGTTATATTACACCATATACAAATGTAAATACACCTAAAACACCATATGTTCATATTGAAATACCTAATAATGCACCTGCTACTACTACAAATATAGAAGATGTTCGTAAAGAACTAAATAAATTTGAAGAAATTTCGAATAAGGTAAAAATGGCCTCTGCACAAATTGATCCTCCCAAAAAAGAGAAGAAAGATGAAAaacagaaaaagaaaaaaaaagacttCAAATTTTGA